A portion of the Burkholderia sp. GAS332 genome contains these proteins:
- a CDS encoding Uncharacterized conserved protein, whose product MKTITRRAFVSKIPAVLVALRFGSASAQTGVTPAEARAIARDAYIYGFPIVDNYRIQYAYFVDSTNREYKGPWNQIWNSARLFTPADKAIQTANTDTLYSMVGADLRSEPLVLTVPPMEANRYFSVQLIDYYTQNFAYIGTRTTGNGGGTFLLAGPNWKGETPTGINKVFRSETELAFPGYRTQLFNPGDIDNVKKVQAGYKVQTLSAFLGEPAPQAAPAIDFIKPLTPAEQKTSPEFFNVLNFVLQFCPTVPSEVALRKRFGKIGIGAGKTFDVTNLSPEIKTAIEQGMADAWAERAALQKRIDAREVNTGEFFGTREFLKNNYLYRMAGAVYGIYGNSKQEAMYPSYAVDATGQKLDGANRYTLRFAPDKFPPVNAFWSLTMYDFPAQLMVSNPLNRYVLNSPMMPQFKKDADGGLTLYFQSESPGTDKESNWLPAPKGPFLLVMRLYWPKPEALDGKWVAPPLQRIG is encoded by the coding sequence ATGAAGACCATTACACGCCGAGCATTTGTCAGCAAGATCCCCGCTGTTCTCGTAGCTCTCCGGTTCGGATCCGCGAGCGCCCAGACAGGCGTCACGCCGGCAGAAGCCCGCGCGATCGCGAGGGACGCCTACATCTACGGTTTCCCCATTGTCGATAATTACCGGATCCAGTACGCCTACTTCGTGGACAGCACAAACCGGGAGTACAAGGGGCCATGGAACCAGATCTGGAATAGCGCACGGCTGTTCACGCCCGCAGACAAGGCGATCCAGACTGCCAACACAGACACGCTTTACTCCATGGTTGGCGCGGACCTGCGTAGCGAGCCACTCGTGCTTACGGTGCCTCCCATGGAGGCGAATCGTTATTTTTCCGTCCAGCTCATCGACTACTACACGCAGAACTTCGCCTACATCGGAACGCGCACGACCGGCAATGGAGGCGGGACCTTCCTGCTTGCAGGCCCGAACTGGAAAGGCGAGACGCCGACGGGCATTAATAAGGTTTTTCGCTCGGAGACCGAACTGGCGTTCCCAGGATATCGCACGCAGCTCTTCAACCCGGGTGACATCGACAATGTGAAGAAGGTGCAGGCTGGCTACAAGGTGCAGACGCTCTCGGCGTTTCTCGGCGAGCCCGCTCCGCAGGCCGCACCGGCTATTGATTTCATCAAGCCACTCACGCCGGCAGAGCAGAAAACGTCGCCCGAATTTTTTAACGTCCTGAACTTTGTCCTTCAATTTTGTCCTACGGTTCCTTCAGAAGTCGCGTTGAGGAAGCGCTTCGGGAAGATCGGCATCGGCGCGGGCAAAACGTTCGACGTCACCAACCTCTCGCCCGAGATCAAAACTGCTATCGAACAAGGCATGGCCGACGCCTGGGCCGAACGTGCAGCCCTGCAGAAGCGGATCGATGCGCGCGAAGTGAATACCGGCGAGTTTTTCGGTACGAGGGAGTTTCTGAAGAACAACTACCTCTATCGGATGGCGGGTGCCGTGTACGGCATTTACGGCAATTCGAAGCAGGAAGCGATGTATCCGTCGTATGCCGTCGATGCGACGGGGCAGAAGCTGGACGGCGCCAATCGCTATACCCTTCGCTTCGCACCGGACAAGTTCCCGCCAGTCAACGCGTTCTGGTCGCTGACCATGTACGATTTCCCGGCACAACTGATGGTGTCCAATCCGCTGAATCGATACGTCCTCAACTCGCCAATGATGCCGCAGTTCAAGAAGGATGCCGATGGCGGGCTGACGCTCTACTTCCAGAGCGAATCCCCCGGTACCGACAAGGAGTCCAACTGGCTGCCGGCACCTAAGGGGCCGTTCCTGCTGGTCATGCGACTTTACTGGCCGAAACCGGAGGCACTGGATGGCAAGTGGGTGGCCCCTCCGCTGCAGCGGATTGGATGA